Sequence from the Gloeocapsopsis dulcis genome:
TAGCAGCTGATGGGGCGCGATCGCGGATTCGTAATGCCGCAGGAATCAAAACTCGTGGTTGGCAATACTGGCAATCGTGTATTGTGGCTTTTGTGAAACCAGAAAAGTCTCATAATGATACCGCGTATGAACGTTTCTGGTCGAGTGGTCCATTTGCGATTTTACCGCTACCAGGAAATCGTTGTCGGATTGTTTGGACAGCACCGCATGAAGAGGCAAAGGCTTTATTGGCGTTGGATGACGCGCAGTTTTTGCAGGAGTTGCAACGTCGCTACGGCGATCAGATGGGGAAACTGGAACTCGAAGGCGATCGCTTTATGTTTCCGGTACAGTTGATGCAGAGCGATCGCTATGTATTACCTCGACTTGCTTTGATTGGTGATGCGGCGCATTGTTGTCATCCGGTGGGTGGTCAAGGCTTGAATTTGGGTGTGCGTGATGCAGCGGCTTTGGCACAGGTGTTGCGAAATGCGCAAAAGAATAGCCATGATATTGGTAGTATTCAGATATTACAGCAGTATGAACGTTGGCGCAAGCGGGAAAATCTGACAATTTTGGGTTTTACTGATTTGCTGGATCGGATGTTTTCTAACGATTGGTTGCCGTTGGTGGTGATGCGGCGGTTGGGTTTGTGGATGTTGCAGTGGATTCGTCCGTTGAGGGTTTATGCGTTGCAGTTGATGATTGGGTTGCGGGGGCGGATACCGCAGTTGGCGCGGAGATAAGAGAAACGAACCGCAAAGACGCGTTCCCCGAAGGGGTTGCCGTTAGGCTAGGGCGCGAAGGAAGAGGATTAGGAGAAAATTGGGTTATGTTTCGTCTTGGGTGTGCGGTGTGGTCTTATAAGGGTTGGGTTGGTGATTTTTATCCAGCGGGGAGTCGGGCGAGTGAGTTTTTGCGGCTTTATGGTCGGCGGTTGACGACGGTTGAGGGGAATACGACTTTTTATGCTACGCCTGATCCTGAAACGGTAGCGCGGTGGGCTGCGGATACGCTGTCGGGGTTTGAGTTTTGTTTAAAGTTACCGCGAGAGTTAACGCATCAAGGATTGTTGGAACCTGCGATTGCTGGGGCTTTGAGTTTTTTAGAACAAATGCGGGGGTTGGGCGATCGCTTAGGACCAATTTTTGCACAGTTACCGCCGCGCTATGGACCTGAGTTTTGGGAAGATTTGACGACTTTTCTTGGTGCTTGGTCGCAGGAAAATGCAGAGTTAGCGTTAGAAGTACGTCATCCTGACTGGTTTACGGAACCTTATGCAAGTCAACTAAACGATTTGCTAG
This genomic interval carries:
- a CDS encoding FAD-dependent hydroxylase; the encoded protein is MVLEQLEQTVCPQLNCDYDLAIVGGGIVGLTLACALKDSGLRVAVIEAKRHSVAAAKGQAYTVHQLAARIFEGIGVWDKMLPNVAHYRRVRLSDADYPGVVEFQTEDLGTDVIGYVAEHQALLAPLQEFMQRCSNVSYLCPVEVVKTQYKPDYVEISASVNGELQTIRTKLLVAADGARSRIRNAAGIKTRGWQYWQSCIVAFVKPEKSHNDTAYERFWSSGPFAILPLPGNRCRIVWTAPHEEAKALLALDDAQFLQELQRRYGDQMGKLELEGDRFMFPVQLMQSDRYVLPRLALIGDAAHCCHPVGGQGLNLGVRDAAALAQVLRNAQKNSHDIGSIQILQQYERWRKRENLTILGFTDLLDRMFSNDWLPLVVMRRLGLWMLQWIRPLRVYALQLMIGLRGRIPQLARR
- a CDS encoding DUF72 domain-containing protein — protein: MDSSVEGLCVAVDDWVAGADTAVGAEIRETNRKDAFPEGVAVRLGREGRGLGENWVMFRLGCAVWSYKGWVGDFYPAGSRASEFLRLYGRRLTTVEGNTTFYATPDPETVARWAADTLSGFEFCLKLPRELTHQGLLEPAIAGALSFLEQMRGLGDRLGPIFAQLPPRYGPEFWEDLTTFLGAWSQENAELALEVRHPDWFTEPYASQLNDLLEELGIGRVLLDSRPIYDTPEDVQISERRKPQLPLQRSVTAPFSLIRFISHPQRELNQSFLQEWVGVVDEWLHQGTRVYFFVHCPIEARSPGTARYFQRMLEQQGVSVPPLPWDSVDDTPTQLSLF